Sequence from the Lepisosteus oculatus isolate fLepOcu1 chromosome 13, fLepOcu1.hap2, whole genome shotgun sequence genome:
GGTCTGTTGTTTGTCTGGGAGGGGGCCGGCATTATCTACATACAGCTGCACCCAGGTGTCACTGAGACACAGAGAACGTGTGAAGATAAGCATGTCAGGCAGGGTCTGCCTATACGAAAGCATCTGTGGTGCAGTTTGAATTTGCTGTGCTTTGGGTTTCAGCAGGTTGCATTGCCAGACCCCATCGATCTCCAGGCTCCAGGTGAAATCGGGCAGGATCATAGAAGTTTGCAGACACTGTTGGTGGAACTGCAGAGTTCCCTCTTCACCGCTCACGCCTCGCATTCGTTTCAGTCAGCTCGGTCTCACTCGAGAGCTCAGCTTCTGCGGCTGACGGTTCTCAGGTGGGCGAGAAGAACTTCAACGGGGGGAGTCTGGTCGAGCCGAACCGGTGGAGATGAGCAGGTCTCCCCTGGATGAACAGGGGTGACCCGCTGCTAAAATGATTTGAACAGCGTTTGCAAATGCATATGACCCCTCATCCCTGTCGCAGAGTAGACGTGAGGGTGCTTCAAGACACAAGCCACGGGCCACAGAGAGCTCTGGTCCTCCTTCCTTTTTCGTGACCTTAAATACTAAAACTCAGAGTCAAATGATTTGTTCCCCCAACTGTGTCTTGTAACATTTCTGATAAAGCTTGCAGGATTGATCTGGACAACAGAAACCATCAGCTCTgcatcttccagccacaggagaGAGACTCACGCCTGCTTCAGAGATGTGATCACAGTGCAGTTAAGGTTGCGCGAGACACGACTTAAAAGCGCCAGTGACTTTCTGCTTTGGGACCATGGGGGTGAGGCTGCCTGCTGTCCGTCCTGAGCACTTCTGTAACCAGGCTCACGCTTGCTCTGTCCCCGCAGGCCCGTGGATTATCCCCGTCACCGTGTCCACCGACAGGCCTGTCGTGGAGGTCCAGGAGCACAAAGGTTAGAGGGGGACGAGGGAGGAGGGGACAGGGAGTACATGTGTGAGGGCGAAGGACACAGGAGAGAGGAATGAGAGGCAGACAGGGGTAGGGGGATCTGAAATTGGGTacaggggtgagagagaggcagacagaGTGGAAATGTgaaggtttttttgggggggtggggtgaAAGTGACTGAGGGCAGCTATGTTTGCCCTCCATTTCTCCccatttaaaggggaactgcaacactattttccCATTCTGGGgtgagaaagaatcagcattgatgggCGTATTTCAAACCACAGTAAAAGTCGAATGTACACCgtaaacttgtaaaacctccaattcacATTGCAAAATAGATGAAATGTTCTGGTATGTGCAGCGCtatgttctgtgattcagaatgaggcaacagaaTTTCTGGTGAAGTGTCTCacccctatgacattgtaaacaagcaggcttgggaatacatctctttcaatccaatagaaatattgctcttgatttTGAGACGGTTTGCCTACAAATAATACTTACAGtgaactctgcatgcagatcacgttggaacatttctgcggtgaaatgtctgctgcacaagctgttcttattcgctcgtacatcaaagtgctttactcatcacagtgactagtgagcaggaagggctgctccACATCGCAATTAGTGGAAACTCGAAATGGCAGTTTGCAAGAGCATGGCGACTTACGGTACTTTCccgattttgtgctcaattcgaaatttgtcattaaaaaaaaaaaatcccctttaACTCTTCCTCTCCGCCCCCGGGCAGACGCTGTGCTGTCCTGCCTGTTTCACACAGAAAGGGACCACTCCCCGCGGATCGAGTGGAAGAAGGTGCAGAGGAAAGACGTGTCCTTCGTGTACTACAACGGAGAGTTTGTAGGTGAGAATCGGGCGGGTGGGGAGCCGTTCGCTGGGCCCTTCTTGTCTTCCAGATGCCTCGGCCCAGAAATAAGGGCTGTACTAACTCCCGTCTACTGGCTTTGTTCCCGCGGAATGGTTAATTATACAACTGATCCTCAGGTTGAATTAATTCATTTATCAATTAAGATAGTCTTCCACCCTTTGAGGATAGGGGATTTGTAATTCCAAATAAGTTGAAAACGGCAGGACTGTAGAGGTAGGAAACGGTTTTAAAGGCATCTAACTCTTTCCAAAGTCCACAGCTCCAGATGGATCTGTTCTGAGAATGCCTGTTGTGGGATTGGTTGACCCGCAGTTCTGCTTtgaataatatttaattacattgtGGCCTCTGAGCGATCTGATTCACCAATCCCTCAATCACACTTCACCGTGATCACTCTGACTCGCTGTGCATATGCTACCTGGTTTTTCAATGAGACATTACGATAGTATGCCTTTGAACACGGGACACAGACGAAGGTAGCGCACAATAACGGTGAAGTATTAAATGGTTAGAATTAGGTGGGGCGTGGTGGGGCAGTGGTTGGCATCACTTCCTCACgatactggggccctgggtttaattctagacctggggtgcCGTCTGCTCCTTTCAgaaatattcaattcaattcaattcaactttattgttattaaacttacacaggtacATagtatgaaaagtgtttctcattagtcactcagtatataaataggacagaagataagacaatagacagtaacacaatagcaataacagttacatgtaataacataacataaataacatgtaatcaagtaatcaaaactgtgcaaaattctgcAAACAgggaaaatataacaggacaaaaacagtgcaaggtaattcttggaacagtgcaaaaatagtatggttataaatagtatggttaattaataaatattaaatattattatgacgtacagttttactgggctatcgaggggacagtacgttttcggcttacatgtgtatgtagtggtgtatgagtacagtcattgtgggtacaggaagacaTTAGGAGAGATAATatggtgggagggagtgggggcgtcaccatcttgacagctctggggaagaagctattttggaaaTATCTTTCAAAGTTCATGTGAGTTTTCTCCCTAcactggtaggctaattggcttcagggaaaatgaaccttggtgtgagtgtgtgtgtcctgcgatggactggtgtcccatccagggtgtatcctgccttgtgtccgttgcttgtaggaataggctccagctcccctcgACCCTgatttggaagaagcagttagaaaatgttcTTGTTGTATCCATCCATCCCAGCTTCCCGTAGTCCGGATGTCCATGAATACATTTTGATAACCAGAGATCTGGCGAAGGTGCAGTGACTCAGGATGTGTGTGTATGTAAGTGTGTGACCTGGCTGCTCACTGTCCCCTCAGGAGACTTCAAGGGCCGCGCAAATATCACTGGGGCCACAGTCACCCTGCACCAGGTGACCGTGCAAGACACTGGGGACTATCGCTGTGAGGTCAGCGCCCTACTGGACACAAAGAATCTGGGGGAGACCAACATCACGCTGAATGTGCTCGGTGAGCCTGTCGGTCTTTCTGTCTCAGTGTCAGATTAAAAGCTGTTCTACTGATGGTTTTTAAGTACAATATTGCCAGTGTAGTATGCCATGTGCTAACAGATTTATACTGAGTGACATAGCCAAATAAATTGGATTTTGTATAAATCATATGCAAAATAGAAGTGCGTCATGGCAGATGTGCTTTTAATAACATGCGCATGAGCATACAGACCATGACATGGGTATGGATGTTATCATTTTATCCACTTATGACGCTACAGGAGATGGAATTGTCTTGCAACTTTTCATGCTGTCAGTGTGCACCTATAAACCCAAGGTTAGCAGTTCTGTCTCATTTAGCattgtgattggatgattgattaattaatattcatacccAAAAATCATTGCAGTTTTCCTTATGATTATGTCtttatacagtgtatatgtAGTATTCAAATGTcttctgtttttgcatttttgccaTCCATCTGAGACATTTTCTTACTAGTTCAGTGCAGCATGCCCAGTGTGTCTGGGTTAACCatttcctctctgtcctgttctCACCCCCAGTGCCCCCCAACGTGCCCATGTGTGAAATCCCCAGATCTGCTCTGACGGGCACAGTGGTGGAGCTGCGCTGTGAGGATGTACACAGTGTTCCCCCTGCAACATACTCATGGTACAAGGATGGCAAGCCCCTGCCTCAGTTCTCTCTGCAGGATCCCCGCCCTGCCAACGCCACCTTCACGCAGAACCCCCGGACCGGCACGCTGGTGAGACGCTCCACCTCTCTCAGTGCTGCACACCTAGTGTAGATGGTGAGAAGGGCACCCCCTTGTGGAGAGTCAGTGAGCAGCAGCCTGTGACACAACTCTAGGGCTGAAACAACGTGTCTCTTCTTGAATGGTTTGAAAGGGGCAGTCAGTGCAGGGTGATGTTGGGTCTCCCATCACTTCTCACATGTTCTCCTGCTATCTCTCCCTGGAGCAGCAGTTCAACCCCGTCTCCCGGACGGACACAGGGAAGTACCACTGTGTGGCCAACAACGGCGTGGGGGATCCCAAAAGCTGCATTGGGAAACACATGCAGATCGGTGAGCCCACGTCTgcggtgtgtgtttgtgtagtcGTGTTTGAGGACCCGATCTCCTTTTCGGTGTTAGAACAGGTAGTGGGCAACCTTTGCAGTCAGTAacaataaactgtattttatatagcacctttaaaggtgggttctcaaagcgctttacagaatgacaacaacaacaacaataataaaaaaacacaagataagcaggatgagatcacacaatgagaggagacagtagattgtGGTACTAATTACAGTcagagcagaggggtaaagaatggaaccggttaagtaaaggctcttctacagaagaaggttttgagtctggatttgaaggtgtttagagaaggtgactctccgaTATCCTTCGGGAGacttccagagcttgggggcgtAGCAGGAGAAGAATccgtcacccatagagtgtagacgggcttgggggacagttaggagaccagaattagaaaagcgaaggtggggagtagggcaataaaAGCTCTGACAGGctctgaggtgccaagccatgcagagccttgtaggtgagcatgaggattttgaagtcaacatgaaacatgacaggaagccagtgcgaGGTGCAATGGTCTGTCTCTGGAGAGTTTTAAATATCTGGGAACACATATTAATCAGAGGCTGAGTTACACTGAGAAAATagacaacagttttttttatgaaagcaagtcAGAGGCTGTTTTTAATTCAAAGCCTAAAGAACTTGAATGTTAAGTCAAAACGTCTTGGCATATTAAAGACTTGCTAAGAGCATCTTGGCATGTAACATGACAGTTTGGTATGGAAACCTTGAAAAGCCAACTGTCCAGGATTgtgaaaatgccaggtgaaataATTGGGGAAACAGCAGCCCCAGCTCAGCAATCTATATCATAATACAGGTCTCAGAATGGCATAGAACATCACAGCTGGTTTCACACACTGCTCTCAATTCAGAATACAGTAGAGGGTACCAAAagtcaaataaaatatatttataagtaGTCCCTTGTCCCCTGTGCAATAAAACTGCTCAATAAATGTATGGAAATGTAGTCCCTTCACTAGCTATTTATCCATTTGTTTATGTTACATACTGTTGTTGTGATTTCATGTACTTTGTGATTTTCTGTGACttttatgttttgcttgtgGCTTTTGTACTTTTATGGGAGAAGCCAAAGATCAATTTTCCCTGGTGGACAATAAGGTATCtagttcaagtgggtagctgcatcaacacaacgtttcggccatggagccttcttcaggtgagtacacctgaagaaggctccacggccgaaacgttgcattatctttcttcttttttttcagcatggaataaacctattacttgttccaataagGTATCTATCTGAGCAAGAGTATTCTCCTGCAAAAGAGGCATTGCGAGGACAGTGAGGACCAGATTTTATATTCCAGAAGGCGTCGTCTTTAAAATCTAGACATGCCAAAACAGTTGGTTTTCACCCTGTAAAGAGCGTCCAGTAAAAACAGAAAGATGGACAAGTGTGGAAGTACTGTACACGTGTGTGTGGCTGTTTCAAGTGTTGAAGTGTGTGAGAGCCCAATGCGTTTTGCTCAGGGCTTGCAGTGCAGATGAtgagctctctcctctctccccctctcccagaCGACCTGAACGTGTCGGGGATCGTGGCTGCCGTAGTGGTGGTGTTCCTGGTGGTGTCCCTGTGTGGGCTCGGGGTCTGCTATGCCCACCGGCAGGGCTACTTCAACAGTGAGTCTGCTTGTGCCTTACAGGCTGCCCATCTGTCCTGCCTGCTGCTGCTTCGTCCACTCGCCTGTCCTCCTTGCTTGCCCGTCCAGCTGTCTGCTGCCAGCCTGTGCGACCATCTGCCTTTCTTTTCTGCTTGTCCAACTGCCTGCCTGAGAATGAGAGCAACTCGGCTCTGACTCCACCTAAACCACAGCCGCCGCCACCCCCTCTCATCCCCTGCCCAGTCCTGGTATTCCTGTGGGCATCTCTGCTGTCCTCCTTGGCTATTCTCTCCTCCAGGACTGGCACAGAGTCACCAGGCAGAGGGCATTGAGAAGAGCCCCAGGATCTGCCTTGGCACATACTGCAATTGTATTGCCATGCTGATGGGAGCAGCCGAAATTCCTAACTCGGCCTGAtcagctgtacggtgcagctgaCAAGGCTGAGTCTGCTCCAGTTTGGGTCCTGGAGAGCCAAGCTATTGGGTTTATGTAATCTGAATTGCTTTCAGTAGCTTTAGATGATCTCTGAACTACCTCATTGAACAGAGCACCTGTTCTTTAAGGGTTAAGAAAGGCATCCTGTACCTCCTGCAGGTTGTGGCTGTCCACCCCAGGAATAGGCCTTGACAGAATAAGTTGCGATGATCCAAACATGTGTTGCCAACCTCCAAGGGGGGAGAACAAGTGGTAGACAAGGGGGCAAAGGGTCATGGGTTGGGACTGGGGAGACGCCCTCTGAAAAACCTATTGGGAACGTGGGCTTTTCAGCCCTGTTGACATTCGGAAATGTGATGAGATCAGGGCTGCAGGGTGGCCAACCAAGCTTTCGTTCAGATCCGAAAAATACCACAGTGTCAAAGGTGGATGACAGAAACAGAGAAAATCGAAGCAAAAGGAGCAAAACATGGAGTAAAAAGGGTTACAGAAGCAAGTTATGTCTGTCCAAGCACTAAAGGTCATGGATTTCTTATAATTTTAGGAGACTTGACACTTCAGAATACTACAGCAATTACTACACTTACTACATGCCACAATACCAGAGTGAGTGACCACAGCTTGGGCCCAGAAATGGGCGACAAAAGAGTGCAGAGGAGACCTAGGCCAGACCCTCTCTTTTAACAGACTCCCTCCACTGTGGGGAAAACCTGAGGCTGAGAGGGC
This genomic interval carries:
- the jam2a gene encoding junctional adhesion molecule 2A isoform X2, which gives rise to MASLQLVYLSAFLLLQHCPWIIPVTVSTDRPVVEVQEHKDAVLSCLFHTERDHSPRIEWKKVQRKDVSFVYYNGEFVGDFKGRANITGATVTLHQVTVQDTGDYRCEVSALLDTKNLGETNITLNVLVPPNVPMCEIPRSALTGTVVELRCEDVHSVPPATYSWYKDGKPLPQFSLQDPRPANATFTQNPRTGTLQFNPVSRTDTGKYHCVANNGVGDPKSCIGKHMQIDDLNVSGIVAAVVVVFLVVSLCGLGVCYAHRQGYFNKGHRGRNGAGYGIPPQEDFKHAQSFML
- the jam2a gene encoding junctional adhesion molecule 2A isoform X1, producing MASLQLVYLSAFLLLQHCPWIIPVTVSTDRPVVEVQEHKDAVLSCLFHTERDHSPRIEWKKVQRKDVSFVYYNGEFVGDFKGRANITGATVTLHQVTVQDTGDYRCEVSALLDTKNLGETNITLNVLVPPNVPMCEIPRSALTGTVVELRCEDVHSVPPATYSWYKDGKPLPQFSLQDPRPANATFTQNPRTGTLQFNPVSRTDTGKYHCVANNGVGDPKSCIGKHMQIDDLNVSGIVAAVVVVFLVVSLCGLGVCYAHRQGYFNKGHRGRSFWIPQCHGVTHISSQNLHRTDDMNGAGYGIPPQEDFKHAQSFML